The proteins below are encoded in one region of Paenibacillus albus:
- a CDS encoding class I SAM-dependent methyltransferase, which yields MQDNVYTYNYSRWESLARARALFTRPKLDLTPDSAREYLELARLGIDPVGKRVLCLASGGGQQSAAFALLGADVTVFDLSPSQLERDQAAADHYGLTIRTKQGDMRDLSCFEAKSFDLVWQPYSLNFVPDSRVVFEQVSRVLQAEGLYYFMCANPFFAGLTHEAWNGEGYTLKHRYEDERVTSYPDQEWVYDQATAPERIQQPVEYTQTLSRMMNALIKEQFQLAYFGEISSDYPGSEPGDWGHFTSIAPPWIESVWRYSPSVR from the coding sequence ATGCAAGACAATGTGTATACATACAACTATTCACGCTGGGAGTCGCTGGCGAGAGCGAGGGCGTTGTTCACGCGGCCCAAGCTGGACCTGACGCCGGATTCGGCGCGAGAGTATCTGGAATTGGCCAGACTTGGCATAGATCCGGTGGGGAAGCGGGTGCTATGTCTCGCGAGCGGCGGTGGCCAGCAATCGGCTGCGTTCGCGCTGCTTGGCGCGGATGTGACTGTGTTTGACCTGTCACCATCCCAATTGGAGCGAGATCAAGCTGCGGCGGATCACTACGGGCTGACAATTCGTACGAAGCAAGGCGATATGCGGGATTTAAGCTGCTTTGAGGCGAAATCGTTCGATCTCGTCTGGCAGCCGTATTCGCTTAATTTTGTACCGGATTCACGCGTTGTTTTTGAACAGGTATCTCGAGTTCTCCAAGCGGAGGGCCTGTACTACTTCATGTGTGCGAATCCTTTCTTCGCCGGCTTGACCCATGAAGCATGGAACGGTGAGGGCTATACCTTGAAGCATCGGTACGAGGATGAGCGCGTAACATCGTATCCCGATCAAGAGTGGGTGTATGATCAAGCAACAGCGCCGGAGCGAATCCAGCAGCCGGTGGAATATACCCAGACCTTGAGCCGCATGATGAACGCGCTTATTAAGGAACAATTCCAGCTCGCATATTTCGGCGAAATATCGAGCGACTATCCGGGCTCGGAGCCCGGAGATTGGGGCCATTTCACGAGTATTGCCCCGCCTTGGATCGAGTCAGTGTGGCGATACTCGCCAAGTGTACGTTAA
- a CDS encoding SDR family oxidoreductase encodes MMKLSGKVAVVTGAASGMGKAIAELFAAEGAKVVVSDMRLEAAETVVAGIGANGGTAIAVAANVAVEDDVQRLVNTAVEQFGTVDILINNAGIMDNMVPAGDLTDELWERVFAVNATGPMRTIRKVLPIFTERKSGVIVNIASVGGLNGSRAGTAYTASKHAVVGLTKNVGFQYANQGIRCNAIAPGGVNTNIGTTMSAPNPLGIERAMLGMSINPRTGEPEEIAKVALFLASDDSGFVNGTVVTADAGWTAY; translated from the coding sequence ATTATGAAACTTTCTGGCAAAGTAGCCGTTGTTACAGGAGCAGCATCAGGTATGGGCAAAGCGATTGCAGAGCTGTTCGCAGCTGAAGGTGCTAAGGTTGTTGTATCCGATATGCGCCTTGAGGCAGCGGAAACGGTTGTAGCGGGAATTGGCGCAAACGGCGGGACAGCAATTGCTGTTGCGGCGAATGTGGCAGTCGAAGATGATGTACAGCGTTTGGTTAATACGGCAGTGGAGCAGTTTGGAACTGTTGATATTCTCATAAATAATGCGGGTATTATGGATAACATGGTTCCTGCGGGCGATCTGACGGACGAGCTGTGGGAGCGTGTATTCGCGGTGAATGCAACGGGGCCAATGCGGACTATCCGTAAAGTGCTGCCGATCTTCACGGAGCGCAAAAGCGGCGTAATTGTAAACATCGCTTCTGTCGGCGGTTTGAACGGTTCGAGAGCCGGCACAGCTTATACGGCATCGAAGCATGCGGTTGTCGGCCTTACGAAGAACGTTGGCTTCCAATATGCAAACCAAGGCATTCGTTGTAACGCGATTGCTCCGGGAGGCGTGAACACTAATATCGGCACGACGATGTCGGCGCCGAATCCACTCGGGATTGAGCGCGCAATGCTCGGCATGAGCATCAACCCGCGCACGGGCGAGCCTGAGGAAATCGCGAAGGTTGCGCTGTTCCTTGCGTCGGATGATTCCGGTTTCGTGAACGGCACGGTTGTTACTGCCGATGCGGGTTGGACGGCGTACTAA
- a CDS encoding response regulator: protein MLEQVDFDLYEVLSQMSKLISVRAYEKGLKLHFSIHHEVPQMLIGDPFRLNQILLNLSNNAVKFTDRGEISFEVTVHKRCERGIMLQFTVSDTGIGITEEQQDRLFHEFSQADMSTTRKYGGTGLGLVISKNLVELMGGTIGVVSQAGQGSCFSFTAKFGYSSGALYSMHIAKALKYLKVLLVCEDADMQLVLKGQLEQFQFIVTVVEPGADIIEHIYHVGGRYDLVILDWKPANEAAIPLAERIKHEFASSIQVIVLITAYHDPELHRSLESSVIEKVLYYPISHSNLYNELMGLFQEHFLTSQAAAAGEEDAEAERYASLSHARVLLVEDNEINQLVVREILHGKNIHVEVAENGAEAVEKVKQQPFDVILMDLQMPVMDGYEAARRIRDIPYAKHTPIIAMTADAMKGVDKQVIEAGMDFYVTKPFDPMQVFSILQRFIQRK from the coding sequence ATGTTGGAGCAGGTTGACTTCGATCTGTATGAAGTGCTCAGCCAAATGTCGAAACTGATTAGCGTTCGTGCGTATGAGAAAGGGCTAAAGCTGCACTTCTCCATTCATCACGAGGTACCGCAGATGCTTATTGGCGATCCGTTCCGGCTCAATCAGATCCTGCTCAATCTATCGAATAATGCAGTGAAGTTTACGGATCGAGGCGAGATTTCCTTCGAGGTTACGGTGCATAAGCGCTGCGAGCGCGGGATTATGCTGCAGTTTACTGTAAGCGATACGGGAATCGGCATCACGGAGGAGCAGCAGGATCGGCTGTTCCATGAATTCAGCCAAGCGGATATGTCGACGACGCGCAAGTACGGCGGTACAGGTCTTGGACTTGTCATCAGCAAAAATCTCGTCGAGCTTATGGGCGGCACAATCGGAGTAGTGAGCCAAGCGGGGCAGGGCAGCTGCTTCTCCTTCACCGCTAAGTTTGGATATAGCTCAGGCGCGCTCTATTCCATGCATATTGCGAAAGCTCTTAAATATTTGAAGGTGCTGCTCGTCTGCGAGGATGCGGACATGCAGCTCGTGCTCAAAGGGCAGCTGGAGCAATTCCAATTCATCGTGACTGTAGTGGAGCCCGGAGCTGACATTATCGAGCATATCTATCATGTTGGCGGCCGATATGACCTTGTCATTCTCGATTGGAAGCCGGCGAACGAGGCGGCAATTCCGCTCGCTGAACGAATCAAGCATGAATTCGCGAGCTCCATTCAAGTCATCGTTCTTATTACCGCTTATCATGATCCGGAGCTGCACCGAAGCTTGGAATCGTCTGTCATCGAGAAGGTGCTCTATTATCCGATCAGCCATTCCAATCTGTACAATGAGCTGATGGGGCTATTCCAAGAGCATTTCCTCACCAGCCAAGCCGCTGCTGCCGGAGAGGAAGACGCGGAGGCGGAGAGATACGCTTCGCTTAGCCATGCGCGGGTTCTGCTCGTGGAGGATAACGAGATCAATCAGCTCGTTGTCAGAGAGATTTTGCACGGTAAGAACATTCATGTCGAAGTTGCCGAAAATGGCGCCGAGGCGGTCGAGAAGGTGAAGCAGCAGCCCTTCGATGTGATCTTGATGGATCTGCAGATGCCAGTCATGGATGGCTATGAAGCGGCGCGGCGAATAAGAGATATTCCGTATGCGAAGCATACACCTATCATCGCGATGACGGCTGATGCGATGAAGGGCGTTGATAAGCAGGTAATCGAGGCGGGCATGGATTTCTACGTGACGAAGCCGTTTGATCCGATGCAGGTGTTTAGTATTTTGCAGCGTTTTATTCAGCGCAAGTAA
- a CDS encoding AraC family transcriptional regulator: MFLWNESDTWLNQYALRLKSPEAVFTVHYWGVNEQLTSNFLHKHSFFEICYVLDGRGTYTDDGTSYELRAGTLFCSRPGINHIIQCHPELAIFYVAFELDESSSSDAMRAAFQAMAESSTIVVYDGDDLAAAQLWRSIMRRSGDSPSLPEAVLPQVACSLLLALPGVFVKPLHVEWTAPRRSSSALLKQAKLFITDNLSDDELSLEKVAAQINLSPRHLSRLFSSNVNESYTNYVRKQRVRRAAELLRYSEQSIKEIAEITGFGSVHYFSRTFRSLMNVTPARFRDDSQAHD, encoded by the coding sequence ATGTTTCTATGGAATGAGAGCGATACGTGGCTTAATCAATACGCGCTTCGGCTGAAGTCGCCGGAAGCGGTCTTCACCGTACATTATTGGGGAGTCAATGAACAGTTAACCTCCAACTTTCTTCATAAACATTCCTTCTTCGAAATTTGCTATGTGCTGGACGGGCGAGGTACCTATACCGATGACGGCACGAGTTACGAGCTGCGAGCCGGCACTTTATTCTGCTCGCGCCCTGGCATTAACCATATCATTCAATGCCATCCGGAGCTGGCCATCTTCTACGTCGCGTTCGAGCTCGATGAGAGCAGCAGCTCAGATGCGATGCGCGCTGCCTTCCAAGCGATGGCAGAGTCGTCCACGATCGTCGTATACGATGGCGATGATCTTGCAGCCGCCCAGCTGTGGCGGTCCATCATGCGCCGCAGCGGCGATTCGCCATCGCTGCCGGAAGCAGTGCTCCCGCAGGTCGCGTGCTCGCTGCTGCTCGCGCTGCCCGGCGTATTCGTGAAGCCGCTTCATGTGGAATGGACCGCACCTCGGCGCAGCTCATCAGCGCTGCTCAAGCAGGCGAAGCTGTTTATCACCGATAATCTAAGCGATGACGAGCTGTCGCTAGAGAAGGTCGCCGCGCAGATTAATCTATCGCCGAGACATCTCTCCCGCTTATTTTCCTCCAATGTGAACGAATCGTATACGAACTACGTCCGCAAGCAGAGAGTACGCAGAGCGGCCGAGCTGCTGCGCTATTCCGAGCAGTCGATTAAAGAGATCGCCGAGATAACCGGCTTCGGCTCGGTGCACTACTTCTCGCGAACCTTCCGCAGCTTAATGAATGTCACGCCAGCAAGATTCCGCGATGATTCGCAAGCCCATGATTAA
- a CDS encoding TetR/AcrR family transcriptional regulator: MSQAVKKIDRRVVRSKIALKQALLTLMTERGYDDVSITDIVERADYNRGTFYTHYDNKDALLSDIIHELILELLKSFRAPYEHQAIFRISEMSANSIKIFEHIHEQSAVYSTLLQSNVATNLREHMFQALKQISMEELVYSESGIDPDLQAAFSIHALLGLIFHWVESGFNHSPAYMQEQLFKMIHWHPVEAKTKLKP, translated from the coding sequence TTGTCCCAAGCCGTTAAGAAGATCGACCGCCGCGTCGTCCGCAGCAAAATCGCGCTGAAGCAAGCCCTTCTAACCCTAATGACCGAAAGAGGCTACGATGACGTCTCCATTACGGATATTGTCGAGCGTGCGGATTATAACCGCGGTACTTTCTACACACACTATGACAACAAAGATGCGCTGCTCAGCGATATTATCCACGAATTGATTCTAGAGCTGCTAAAGTCGTTTCGCGCACCATACGAGCATCAAGCGATATTTCGGATCAGCGAGATGAGCGCGAATTCGATAAAGATCTTCGAACACATCCATGAGCAATCCGCCGTCTACAGCACGCTGCTTCAGAGCAACGTCGCAACAAATCTGCGGGAGCATATGTTTCAGGCTCTGAAGCAGATTTCCATGGAGGAGCTGGTCTACTCCGAGAGCGGCATCGATCCCGACCTGCAGGCTGCATTCTCGATTCATGCGCTTCTCGGCCTTATCTTCCACTGGGTGGAAAGCGGGTTTAATCATTCACCTGCCTACATGCAAGAGCAGCTGTTCAAAATGATCCATTGGCATCCGGTGGAAGCGAAGACGAAGCTGAAACCATAA
- a CDS encoding BlaI/MecI/CopY family transcriptional regulator, protein MKMNSFKYQGNGLGRFFGPLEVKVMDAIWSRPEPSTIKEVNAIVSEDKPMSFNTIMTVMNRLVDKGVLKKKLQSKSYVYSAVLSKERFLEEQSKELSYDLVKEFGSLAVTHMLDAMEQVDPDLLKQLERQIEQWKKDR, encoded by the coding sequence GTGAAAATGAACTCGTTCAAATACCAAGGCAATGGACTGGGACGTTTCTTCGGTCCGCTGGAGGTCAAAGTGATGGATGCGATATGGAGCAGGCCGGAACCTTCGACGATTAAGGAAGTCAACGCGATCGTTAGTGAAGATAAGCCGATGAGCTTTAACACGATTATGACCGTCATGAACCGGCTGGTGGACAAAGGCGTTCTCAAGAAGAAGCTGCAGTCCAAGTCTTATGTTTACAGCGCTGTGCTCTCGAAGGAACGGTTCCTGGAGGAGCAGTCGAAGGAGTTATCCTACGACTTGGTGAAGGAATTCGGGTCCTTGGCTGTTACCCACATGCTGGACGCCATGGAGCAGGTTGACCCGGATTTGTTGAAGCAGTTGGAACGCCAGATCGAACAATGGAAAAAGGATCGATAG
- a CDS encoding M56 family metallopeptidase: protein MREKRSGLIFVVVLLSAGFVYAQMVLFLIQFIFHVRMPVNLFNQCIELLQFIGFPVRMNVMFFLVGTTMLCSIAVAVREGIAAYRWHRTERRLLDEELTYAIGEEHALAPNAISIIDHEDSIAMTIGLFRPRIVLSTGLIGALSETELHAVIAHEKLHLRRRHPLSVFLLSLIGIALWYIPIYSWFIRKYKVLIELMADRHAMQATGGAADLGSALLILLKRGQASPVVLGSVSFADNAINLRLKHLIDPHYKPSLTPPIFTCIISSLVFAFIALGV from the coding sequence ATGAGGGAGAAGCGTTCCGGACTAATATTCGTCGTTGTCCTGCTGTCCGCGGGATTCGTTTATGCCCAGATGGTGCTTTTCTTAATCCAATTCATATTCCACGTGCGGATGCCCGTCAACCTGTTTAATCAGTGCATTGAGCTGCTCCAATTCATCGGATTTCCGGTGCGAATGAACGTCATGTTCTTCCTCGTCGGTACTACGATGCTTTGCTCGATCGCCGTCGCCGTCCGCGAAGGAATTGCCGCTTATCGATGGCACCGGACGGAGCGCAGGCTGCTAGATGAAGAGTTGACATACGCCATCGGCGAGGAGCATGCTCTTGCGCCTAACGCAATCTCGATTATTGATCACGAGGACTCCATCGCCATGACAATCGGATTGTTCCGCCCCCGCATTGTCCTGTCGACCGGGCTCATCGGAGCTTTAAGTGAGACCGAGCTTCACGCTGTGATCGCTCATGAGAAGCTTCATCTACGCCGGCGCCATCCGCTTTCCGTCTTCCTCTTATCGCTGATCGGGATCGCGCTCTGGTACATTCCGATATATAGCTGGTTCATCCGAAAATATAAAGTCTTGATCGAGCTGATGGCTGATCGGCATGCCATGCAAGCGACGGGCGGAGCGGCCGACCTCGGCAGCGCGCTCCTCATTCTGCTGAAGCGCGGACAAGCGTCGCCAGTCGTACTGGGAAGCGTATCTTTTGCCGACAACGCGATTAACTTGCGTCTAAAGCATCTGATCGACCCTCATTATAAGCCGTCGCTCACGCCACCGATCTTTACCTGCATCATATCTTCGCTCGTGTTTGCTTTTATCGCCCTCGGCGTATAA
- a CDS encoding DUF2231 domain-containing protein yields the protein MSYLWDNKHFIITHFPIVLLLVSLLFDLAALIWKKKDWHTAALACLVVGTVCTIAAVLTGPRMMQQNPDVETHEMYGTITMYVAIVLSAIRLGLVLWRKKQIGRNPAYLIAALIAVVLVMYTAHLGGKMVHRSFNPGEFPQGMMDGGKGGPRQGAGQGQGQGPGPGADQGPDQGTNQDQGSDQSQK from the coding sequence ATGAGTTATTTATGGGACAACAAGCACTTCATTATTACGCATTTTCCGATCGTTCTTCTGCTCGTGAGCCTCTTGTTCGACCTGGCGGCCTTAATCTGGAAGAAGAAAGATTGGCATACGGCCGCTCTTGCCTGCCTCGTTGTCGGGACGGTATGTACGATCGCAGCGGTACTTACTGGTCCGAGAATGATGCAGCAAAATCCGGATGTCGAAACCCACGAGATGTATGGAACGATAACGATGTACGTTGCTATCGTGCTCAGCGCAATCCGGCTCGGTCTTGTGCTGTGGAGGAAGAAACAGATCGGCCGCAACCCGGCCTACTTGATCGCGGCGTTAATCGCCGTCGTGCTCGTCATGTACACGGCGCATCTAGGCGGGAAGATGGTACATCGCTCGTTCAATCCCGGTGAGTTTCCGCAAGGAATGATGGACGGTGGAAAAGGCGGTCCGCGGCAAGGCGCTGGCCAAGGGCAGGGACAAGGGCCCGGACCTGGAGCTGATCAAGGACCGGATCAAGGGACTAATCAAGATCAAGGATCGGATCAAAGCCAAAAATAA